The Arachis hypogaea cultivar Tifrunner chromosome 16, arahy.Tifrunner.gnm2.J5K5, whole genome shotgun sequence genome contains a region encoding:
- the LOC140180030 gene encoding uncharacterized protein, with protein sequence MNSGTVHPPLDQNSPYFLHPAESPSNPLIFLRLNSQNYTNWSRSISLVLESENKISFIDGSLPRLEVTDPMYATWGRCNTYVLSWLHGDLNHVSELYEELYSAKQDYIARFLRGLNDQFATTKTQIMLLKSLPDMDTVFAMLTQQERQLNLSVDTPDSRILYAANSGHNSTRGRGRDRGV encoded by the exons ATGAATTCAGGAACAGTGCATCCTCCTCTCGATCAGAACAGTCCATACTTCTTGCACCCAGCTGAAAGTCCTAGTAATCCCTTAATTTTTCTTCGCCTCAATTCTCAAAATTACACCAATTGGTCCCGCTCGATTTCGTTGGTACTCGAGTCCGAAAACAAAATTTCCTTCATTGATGGCTCTCTCCCTCGACTGGAGGTTACCGATCCAATGTATGCAACTTGGGGCCGTTGCAATACCTATGTCCTCTCTTGGCTACAT GGAGATCTAAACCATGTCTCAGAGTTGTATGAGGAGCTATATAGTGCAAAACAAG ACTACATTGCAAGATTTTTGCGTGGCCTCAATGATCAATTTGCAACTACCAAAACCCAAATTATGCTCTTAAAATCCCTTCCTGACATGGATACTGTGTTTGCAATGCTAACCCAACAAGAACGCCAACTCAACCTTTCAGTTGACACTCCAGATTCACGAATCCTATACGCTGCTAATTCTGGTCACAATTCCACCAGAGGCAGAGGCAGAGATAGAGGGGTGTGA